TTCTCTTCCCTCCTGCCTCCTGCCCTCTGCCTTCTGCCTTGTCTCAACGATAAATATTCATGCCGACCTACTTAATTAACAATCAACAATCAACAATCAACAATCAACAATCAACAATTAGAGATTAGTTATTTATGTGCAACAATATCTCCAATTTGAGTCGAGTTATGTTCGCCAAAAATAGCTGATGATTGGGAGTAAAATTTAAATTCTAAAATGTTAGAGAAAGGATCTATTAGAAAAAAGGTACGATGTTCTATAGGTAAATTAGGAAAGCGATGTTTTGGCTGTTGGTAAAAATTTAAATTGTGAGTTTTTGCTCTGTCTAACATAGTTTCCCAATCGACTAAAGAGTTAAATACTAACCCAAAATGTCGGGGATAAATGCCTTTTTGGGGATTGATAGGTTCGCGGGTGACATGAGCTACAATTTGATTGCCATAAAAGTTGAATATGACAGCATCTTGACTTTCTCTACCTACCTCAGCCCCCAAACCATCAGCATAAAACTCTTTAGCTTTGCTAATGTCAGTAATGGGAAACGCTAAATGAAAGATTACTTGTTCGTTCATAAGCTGCCTTTGCATTTACTTTATTTGTGGGGAAGAAGGAAGAAGGAAGAAGGAAGAAGGAAAAACAGATATTCAATTTTTATGGGCACAGTAGCTTATTAATTAGTGATTATGGAAAACTTAGTAGCTGCGATCGCCTCTACCTCTCTAGATTACTCAAATCCCTGGCTAGTAGCTGTTAGTATCAATACAGTTTTACTAGGATTAGCTTTGGTTTTACCTCGGAAATTACTCACTACTGCCGGAATTTGGAACGGTTGGTTATTGGGGGTACTAGTTTGGGGAACTTTGGGATGGCAGGGATACGCGGTAGTTCTATTTTACTTCCTGGTAGGTTCTCTAGTTACTAAAATTGGGATGGCTCAAAAAGAAGCCGCCGGAATCGCAGAAAACCGTTCTGGCGCTAGGGGACCAGAAAATGTTTGGGGTTCGGCTTTAACAGGTACTATTTGCGCTGTAGGAACTTTATTAATTCCTTGGGTTTACTCTTCCAATTCTAACGCAATTCTCCCTTGGTTATTATTGGGATATGTAGCTAGTTTTTGCACTAAGTTATCAGATACTTGTGGTAGTGAAGTGGGAAAAGCTTATGGTAAAAGCACCTTTCTTATTACTACTTTACAACCAGTAGCTAGGGGAACGGAAGGGGCTATTAGTTTAGAAGGTACTTTAGCTGGAATCGTGGGATCTTTGGGTATTGCTTTAGTGGGTTGGAGCGTCGGTTTAATCGATCTCTGGGGAATAGTTTGGTGTGTTATAGCTGCTTTAATTGGCACAAATTTAGAAAGTGTGATTGGGGCAACTTTACAAAATA
The nucleotide sequence above comes from Merismopedia glauca CCAP 1448/3. Encoded proteins:
- a CDS encoding TIGR00297 family protein; this translates as MENLVAAIASTSLDYSNPWLVAVSINTVLLGLALVLPRKLLTTAGIWNGWLLGVLVWGTLGWQGYAVVLFYFLVGSLVTKIGMAQKEAAGIAENRSGARGPENVWGSALTGTICAVGTLLIPWVYSSNSNAILPWLLLGYVASFCTKLSDTCGSEVGKAYGKSTFLITTLQPVARGTEGAISLEGTLAGIVGSLGIALVGWSVGLIDLWGIVWCVIAALIGTNLESVIGATLQNKYDWLTNEVVNFINTLIGAIAAISLAIITQLIS
- a CDS encoding VOC family protein; this translates as MNEQVIFHLAFPITDISKAKEFYADGLGAEVGRESQDAVIFNFYGNQIVAHVTREPINPQKGIYPRHFGLVFNSLVDWETMLDRAKTHNLNFYQQPKHRFPNLPIEHRTFFLIDPFSNILEFKFYSQSSAIFGEHNSTQIGDIVAHK